TCTTATTTTGTAGCAGttgtattttgattttattgggtTTTGCTCACAATGATCAAGCAGAACTCCTTTTTGctacaaaaatttgaaacacTCCCTATTTTAGATATTTGGTGTTTTTTCCAAGTGCCTGCAAGCTTAGTATAGTCCTTTGCTTGTTTTAGATAAAGAGCCATCAGAAGACATTTGTCTTTGTTGTCTTTGTTGAAGTTGATTGGCTTGTAGCATTTATAAGAGGAAAGAAGTAAAAGATGAGCTTATTGTTATTGTTTTATTGCATCACAGGGTTAAAATCCCTAATATTTGTGCAATATCAGTACATGCATGTGTATCTTCGTGTTGAGAGTATCCCTGTGATCACCACAATATAGTGTGTTCTTGTGTACACACCTTGGACTTTCTCCTATCCAATTTTCTCAATAATTTTCTGGGGTCGTTATATTGCTTTTCATCTAGTTGCTCATGTGATAATGTTGCTTCAGACGTGGTCGTAGTTATTCAAGATCACCAGTGAGATCACGAACCCCTCGCCGTGGCAGAGGTCGCAGTCCAAGCTATAGCCGCAGTCGCAGCTACAGGTTAGCCACGAGCTTAATCTTAGTATATTGTTAATGTGATTCAAATGTCAACATTTTAGCACGAGCTCGGTTGCAAGTACCTCACTTTAGACTCGACTCATGGTCAACTCTACTGTGTTATATATAATAGAGTGCTGAAGCTTAACTTGGCTTTATCTGACTATTTTGTAACTAGTTTTGTGAATCAGATACATTGCAGTAGGATTAAAATTAGTAAGCTTTGGGTGCTCCATCAACCTTTCACTAGGCTCACTGTCTGATTTAGGCCTATGCTCAGGAAAGGCGAGAGAGGCGAGCTTAACCACTTTCTTGTGACCAGCTCTTATGTGATTTCTGATTCATAAATCCTTGAGACTTCCACCCTCCTTGAATTGCTTGCTTGTTTGTCTTCTAATTCTGCATGTTACAAACATTGCTAGCATTCTGAAGTATTAGTTTCTTATTGAATCTTTTTATATATTGCCAGCCGGTCAAGATCACCTCCAGTTAGAGGGCGAGTTCTTGAGCGTGAGGATCGGAGATCTAGATCTCCATACAGTAGCCCTGATCTTAAGAAGGCTCCTTCCAGATCAAGGAAGCATAGCTTAACACCTGATGAAGCCGATATGAGGGCTAGAGAGAGTCCTCTTATTGAGAAAGAGAGATTGGTGAACAAGCAAGATGAGAACAGTCAAAGCCCTATTGAAAGGAGCAAAAGCCCTGTGGGCTATGATAGGAGGTATGATAATAGCCCTGTTGAAGCAAATGGTCACAGCCGCAGCCCTAGCCTGAGGGATGAGAGGAGCCCTGTTGGTGATAATGATGAACAAAACACTCCAAGAGGCAGCGAGTCACCATGAAAACTTGGCTTAGCGAGTGTTTTCAGGTCAAGAATATGCATCAAGTGGGGTTGATCTGTGGccttttttctagttttgagaATTTTTATGATATTGCATCATAATGTTACAGTAGATTGCATAGGTTTTGGCTTGAGGAGCAGGATTTGATTATATGTTACTGTTGTGTATTAGTGGTGGAGTGTAATAACTTGCTAGAAATGGGCTACCTTGTTTCTCTTACAGTGGTATGCAGCGGGTCTTATGTTTTATCTCGCTTTCTGTTAGCATGATATCCTCAGATTCCTCGCGAGCAGATATTTGTTGTTTCCGGGAAGATCCTGTACGAATATTGCAATCGGTGTGCTATGCAAGCTACCTGTGTAAAAACAATAGTTGCGTGGACCTGCAGCGTGAATCATTTCGATTCTGAAGTTTAGGacagaaaaaaaatgtgaaGCTGGTTCTCTGGAAACTCGCATCATCTTCGTC
The Coffea arabica cultivar ET-39 chromosome 6c, Coffea Arabica ET-39 HiFi, whole genome shotgun sequence genome window above contains:
- the LOC140004537 gene encoding serine/arginine-rich splicing factor RS2Z33-like isoform X2; the encoded protein is MPRYDDRYGNTTRLYVGHLSSRTRSRDLEHLFSRYGRVRDVDMKQDFAFVDFSDPRDADDAIYSLNGREVDGRRIIVELAKGVPRGPGGVREYLGRGPPPGSGRCFNCGLDGHWARDCKAGDWKNKCYRCGERGHIERNCKNSPKKLRRGRSYSRSPVRSRTPRRGRGRSPSYSRSRSYSRSRSPPVRGRVLEREDRRSRSPYSSPDLKKAPSRSRKHSLTPDEADMRARESPLIEKERLVNKQDENSQSPIERSKSPVGYDRRYDNSPVEANGHSRSPSLRDERSPVGDNDEQNTPRGSESP